In Candidatus Methanosphaera massiliense, the following are encoded in one genomic region:
- a CDS encoding coiled-coil domain-containing protein, translating to MNIPDKIIECNLESLEGYNFPVNKPFNLVVYADDIKYEFLVNLKDTSDKLLILAPGSIPNKHDRTKPYYERYNWYFEESTIFINDPTTYINNEITTGWGLGTIDNWYLETIAEIISKISRNLYKYDVNNQYGNLMFYGSLSGGYMAIMLSILVKNSISIAEVPQLEIFRSYPKPLIKHVFKNMSLKQIHDNYEYRISIIELIKKEKYIPRSVVLLDYTFDLDLNKEYFSFFQKLCELPYIKKDDKNNINVRIIGRNKGHETLKPWQLRDVISNVNKIIDTSFYDVSTIHKNKIIEQEKKIKEYEEKLKNEINQISINNKEIAQYQNELKYHLEKIHDNDKLLEDYKIDYLSEEDQIQANDKKIADYQVELDKLNRKIIEEDTQFKEYKQESTNKYNELKEKLIIRNKVTLEYYKLKGSLKKKLILWIPYVYILLKTRPFNETFINIRLYRALQDSEWFDVGFYLVVYHELSRKKWCKFLTPETHYVCYGFNEKKLPHEDYTCVDSKKELLRLLKK from the coding sequence ATGAACATACCTGATAAAATAATTGAATGCAACCTAGAATCACTCGAAGGATATAATTTTCCAGTGAATAAGCCATTCAACCTAGTTGTATATGCAGATGATATTAAATATGAATTTCTTGTTAATCTAAAGGATACTAGCGATAAATTACTAATTCTAGCACCGGGCAGTATTCCTAACAAACATGACAGAACAAAACCTTATTATGAAAGATATAACTGGTACTTTGAAGAATCAACAATATTCATTAATGATCCTACAACTTACATAAATAATGAAATAACAACAGGATGGGGATTAGGTACAATTGATAACTGGTACTTAGAAACTATTGCAGAAATCATTTCTAAAATATCACGGAACCTCTACAAGTATGATGTTAATAATCAATATGGTAACCTCATGTTTTATGGTAGTTTATCAGGTGGATATATGGCTATCATGTTATCAATTCTCGTTAAAAATTCTATTTCAATAGCAGAAGTTCCACAACTTGAAATATTCAGGTCATATCCTAAACCCCTTATTAAACATGTATTTAAGAATATGTCACTTAAGCAGATACATGATAATTATGAGTATAGAATATCAATCATAGAACTAATAAAAAAAGAGAAATATATTCCACGTTCTGTTGTATTACTTGATTATACATTTGATTTAGATCTTAATAAGGAGTATTTCTCGTTCTTCCAGAAGTTATGTGAATTACCTTACATTAAAAAAGATGATAAAAATAATATTAATGTCAGGATAATTGGTAGAAATAAGGGTCATGAAACATTAAAACCTTGGCAGTTAAGAGATGTTATTAGTAATGTTAATAAAATTATAGATACTAGTTTTTATGATGTATCTACCATACACAAAAATAAGATTATTGAACAAGAAAAAAAGATAAAAGAGTATGAGGAAAAATTGAAAAATGAAATCAATCAGATATCCATCAATAATAAGGAGATTGCCCAATATCAGAATGAACTAAAATATCATCTCGAGAAGATTCATGATAATGATAAATTACTTGAAGATTATAAGATAGATTACCTAAGCGAAGAAGACCAAATACAAGCTAATGATAAGAAAATAGCAGATTATCAAGTAGAATTAGATAAGTTAAATAGGAAGATTATTGAAGAAGATACTCAATTTAAGGAATATAAACAGGAAAGCACTAATAAATACAATGAGTTAAAAGAAAAATTAATTATACGTAACAAGGTTACCCTTGAATACTATAAATTAAAAGGTTCATTAAAAAAGAAGTTAATATTATGGATACCCTACGTGTATATCCTACTCAAAACCAGGCCATTTAATGAAACATTCATTAATATAAGATTATACCGAGCACTACAGGATAGTGAATGGTTTGATGTAGGATTTTATTTAGTAGTATATCATGAACTTTCAAGGAAAAAATGGTGTAAATTCTTAACTCCTGAAACACATTATGTCTGCTATGGATTTAATGAGAAAAAGTTACCACATGAAGATTACACATGTGTAGATTCAAAGAAAGAATTACTAAGATTACTTAAAAAGTAA
- a CDS encoding aldo/keto reductase → MKYREIGNTGIKISELSFGAEWMGELPDEEVNKLVKYCEQKGINALDCWMSDPDIRRKLGNAIEGNRENWIIQGHIGSTWQNNQYVRTREIDKVKPAFEDLLKKFKTDYMDFGMIHYVDEIKEYHEIMNGEFIEYIRQLKEDNTIHHIGLSTHNPDVALLAAEEPEIELILFSINPAYDIMPATEDIEDYSNKEKYTRDLSSIAPERAELYQKCENNNTAINVMKCFAGGRLFNDEDSPFGVAFTPIQCIEYALTRPAVKSVFVGVKSIKELDDSLAYYEANEDERDYTKILKNAPNHSFKGQCTYCGHCAPCPVNINVAMVNKYYDLARIHEQIPESIREHYNNLSAHASDCIECGQCIKNCPFDVDVIDYMHKAEELFNQ, encoded by the coding sequence ATGAAATACAGGGAAATAGGAAATACCGGGATAAAAATCAGTGAACTATCCTTCGGTGCTGAATGGATGGGAGAATTACCTGACGAAGAAGTTAACAAATTAGTAAAATACTGTGAACAAAAAGGAATAAATGCATTAGATTGTTGGATGTCAGATCCTGATATAAGAAGAAAACTAGGAAATGCAATTGAAGGCAACCGTGAAAACTGGATAATACAGGGTCATATTGGTTCCACATGGCAAAATAACCAATACGTTCGTACACGTGAAATCGATAAAGTAAAACCAGCATTCGAAGATTTACTAAAAAAATTCAAAACAGATTACATGGACTTTGGAATGATACACTACGTAGATGAAATAAAAGAGTACCATGAAATTATGAATGGAGAATTCATAGAATACATACGACAACTAAAAGAAGATAACACCATACACCACATAGGACTAAGTACACATAACCCTGATGTAGCATTACTAGCAGCAGAAGAACCAGAAATAGAATTAATATTATTCAGCATTAACCCTGCATATGATATAATGCCTGCTACAGAAGATATTGAAGATTACTCAAATAAAGAGAAATATACACGTGATTTATCAAGCATTGCACCTGAAAGAGCAGAATTATACCAGAAATGTGAAAATAATAATACAGCAATAAATGTAATGAAATGCTTTGCAGGTGGCCGATTATTCAACGATGAAGACTCACCATTTGGAGTGGCATTCACTCCAATCCAATGTATAGAATATGCACTTACACGTCCAGCAGTGAAATCAGTCTTTGTAGGAGTAAAAAGTATTAAGGAATTAGATGATTCATTAGCATATTACGAAGCTAATGAGGATGAACGTGACTACACCAAAATATTAAAGAATGCACCTAATCATTCATTCAAAGGTCAATGTACCTATTGTGGACACTGTGCACCATGTCCCGTTAACATTAACGTAGCCATGGTAAACAAGTATTATGATTTAGCAAGAATACATGAACAAATACCTGAAAGTATACGAGAACACTATAATAACCTGTCAGCACACGCTTCAGATTGTATTGAATGCGGTCAATGTATAAAAAACTGTCCATTTGATGTGGATGTCATTGACTATATGCATAAAGCAGAAGAATTATTTAATCAATAA
- the mtaA gene encoding methylcobamide:CoM methyltransferase MtaA yields MNYKKNLEDVLNGKQTDITPVITVTQSGILDAMELTGTSWPTAHKDPEQMATLGASLYELAGLEDAKIPFCLAVEAESMGCEVDLGSGGRTPEVVKSPFEKPEDIEIPENFEESGRIPVICEAVEILHERYDNLPVCVGITGPFTVAGHLIGVEEILKMINLDLFAVEDAIEVAAEAVSAYIRKLNEVKPEVICVADPTSSGDLLSPLDFEQLCRPALEDIEEVMKSQNVLHICGHTAGILKDMLSCGYNGISIEEAVDMNFAQKVKHDLGDKCQVCGNISTSKTLFRGTPEEVREEVLQALNKGVDVVAPSCGIAAASPLKNIQAMVNARNEFFGI; encoded by the coding sequence ATAAATTATAAAAAAAATCTAGAAGACGTGTTAAATGGTAAACAAACAGATATAACTCCAGTTATTACTGTTACACAATCAGGTATATTAGATGCAATGGAATTAACTGGAACATCTTGGCCAACAGCACATAAAGATCCCGAACAAATGGCAACTCTAGGAGCATCATTATATGAACTAGCAGGCTTAGAAGATGCGAAAATACCATTCTGTCTAGCGGTAGAAGCAGAATCAATGGGATGTGAAGTAGATTTAGGTTCTGGTGGTAGAACACCTGAGGTAGTAAAATCACCATTTGAAAAACCAGAAGATATAGAAATCCCAGAAAACTTCGAAGAATCAGGCAGAATACCAGTAATATGCGAGGCAGTAGAAATATTGCATGAAAGATATGATAATCTACCCGTATGTGTAGGTATCACAGGACCATTTACAGTAGCCGGCCATTTAATAGGTGTGGAAGAAATACTAAAAATGATTAACCTAGATTTATTTGCAGTAGAGGATGCAATAGAAGTAGCAGCAGAAGCAGTATCAGCATATATCAGGAAATTAAATGAAGTAAAACCTGAAGTGATTTGTGTAGCAGATCCAACATCATCTGGTGACTTGCTTAGCCCTCTTGATTTTGAACAGTTATGTAGGCCTGCTCTTGAAGATATTGAAGAGGTTATGAAATCACAGAATGTCTTACATATATGTGGTCATACAGCCGGTATATTAAAGGACATGTTATCCTGTGGATATAATGGTATAAGTATAGAGGAAGCAGTTGACATGAACTTTGCTCAAAAGGTAAAACATGACTTAGGAGATAAATGTCAAGTATGTGGTAATATTTCAACAAGTAAAACCTTGTTTAGAGGAACACCTGAGGAAGTAAGAGAAGAGGTATTACAAGCATTAAATAAGGGAGTAGATGTAGTAGCTCCTAGTTGTGGTATAGCAGCTGCTAGTCCATTAAAGAATATTCAAGCTATGGTTAATGCTCGTAATGAATTCTTTGGAATATAA
- a CDS encoding SAM-dependent methyltransferase, with protein sequence MNDKIEYKPIGFIHSKYTNPQEMPKNYTESKDVEAYIELDEKYMKGISDLRIGDEYILLFHFHKSEGYDLTVPWRGVGPMRGLFSTHAPRRPNPIGVSIIAVTKIEDNKIYFTGVDMLDGTPVLDIKNHN encoded by the coding sequence ATGAATGATAAAATAGAATACAAACCAATAGGATTTATACATAGTAAATACACTAATCCACAGGAAATGCCTAAAAATTACACAGAATCAAAAGATGTTGAAGCATACATTGAGTTAGATGAAAAATACATGAAAGGTATATCTGATTTACGTATAGGTGATGAATATATATTATTATTTCACTTCCATAAATCAGAAGGCTATGATTTAACAGTGCCTTGGCGTGGAGTGGGACCTATGAGAGGATTATTCTCTACACATGCTCCAAGAAGACCTAATCCTATAGGAGTATCTATAATCGCTGTAACAAAAATTGAGGATAATAAGATATATTTCACAGGCGTCGACATGTTAGACGGTACACCTGTTCTTGATATTAAAAATCATAATTAA
- a CDS encoding ferredoxin encodes MVEVVLDREECTSCGNCVEVDETKFTFDDDDKATIIGSERDDGMDEIEVDDASVYEEAAEKCQGECIEVYDD; translated from the coding sequence ATGGTAGAAGTAGTATTAGACAGAGAAGAATGCACAAGTTGTGGAAACTGTGTAGAAGTAGATGAAACAAAATTCACTTTTGATGATGATGACAAAGCTACAATAATCGGTTCAGAAAGAGACGATGGTATGGATGAAATAGAAGTAGATGATGCATCAGTTTATGAAGAAGCTGCAGAAAAATGTCAAGGTGAATGTATAGAAGTATATGATGATTAA
- a CDS encoding nitroreductase family protein, whose amino-acid sequence MNKTDIILDNIYNRKSVRQYTDKKITKEDLDKIIKAGISAPSGLNLQPWHFIVIQDKQTLIDMASIHEYSGMFKDATAGIIVLYDTEKTYQGLEELAIQDLSAATENILLAAEALGLGAVWTAIHPVEKRMNKLIKYFNLPETIIPFSLIALGYPLKKQEPLDKMDTNKIHWDRW is encoded by the coding sequence ATGAATAAAACCGATATAATACTAGATAATATATACAATAGAAAAAGTGTCAGACAATACACTGATAAAAAGATAACAAAAGAAGATTTAGATAAAATAATTAAAGCAGGAATAAGTGCTCCCTCTGGATTAAATCTTCAACCATGGCATTTTATTGTAATACAAGATAAACAAACACTAATTGATATGGCAAGTATACATGAATACTCTGGAATGTTTAAAGATGCTACTGCTGGTATAATAGTATTATATGATACTGAAAAAACATATCAAGGATTAGAAGAATTAGCAATACAAGATCTCTCAGCAGCAACAGAAAATATATTACTAGCAGCAGAAGCACTGGGGCTTGGAGCTGTATGGACAGCTATACATCCAGTAGAAAAAAGAATGAATAAACTCATAAAATACTTTAATTTACCAGAGACTATTATTCCATTCTCTTTAATAGCATTAGGATATCCATTAAAGAAGCAAGAACCATTAGATAAAATGGATACTAATAAAATTCATTGGGATAGATGGTAG
- a CDS encoding flavodoxin family protein, translated as MKVLLVNGSPHKEGCTYTALTEIANELERNDVDSEIFWIGTKPVQGCIACGVCKKNPGKCVFDNDSCNELIKKFEEADGIIIGSPVYYASINGALSALLDRVFYADAEKFANKPAAGIVSCRRSGSTVSFDRLNKYFAISKMPIVTSQYWNAVHGNTPEEVKQDLEGLQTMRTLAKNMAWLLKSIQHETEPECEEVMFTNFIR; from the coding sequence ATGAAAGTTTTACTTGTAAATGGTAGTCCCCACAAAGAAGGATGTACATACACAGCACTAACAGAAATAGCAAATGAATTAGAAAGAAATGATGTAGATTCTGAAATATTCTGGATAGGAACAAAACCAGTACAGGGATGTATTGCATGCGGAGTATGTAAAAAAAATCCTGGAAAATGTGTATTTGATAACGATTCATGTAATGAATTAATCAAGAAATTCGAAGAAGCAGATGGTATAATAATAGGATCTCCAGTATATTATGCAAGTATAAATGGAGCTCTCAGTGCACTATTAGACAGAGTATTCTATGCAGATGCAGAAAAATTTGCTAATAAACCAGCAGCAGGAATAGTAAGTTGTCGTAGATCAGGAAGTACAGTATCATTCGATAGATTAAATAAATACTTCGCAATATCCAAGATGCCTATAGTAACAAGTCAGTACTGGAACGCTGTACATGGTAATACACCAGAAGAAGTAAAACAAGACCTTGAAGGATTACAAACCATGAGAACTCTAGCAAAAAACATGGCATGGTTACTAAAATCAATACAACACGAAACAGAACCAGAATGTGAAGAGGTAATGTTTACAAACTTTATAAGATAA
- a CDS encoding Ig-like domain repeat protein: MILLLATMILLIGSVAATDTASNDTTHSSISTASSLQTTTASSEASDTDTVSEKITTPSTSDTSSTVSDENTVKTNSVTSTQSSSTVKNTTSVSSSDTNSNTQTKSLKSSNSSSSKTSTKMSVTNTTLYGYSNYTMKATVVDNSSKYVNSGTVAFKINGVTVGNTTVSNGKASYVYPLNGFSAGTYNITAIYSGTTKYSSASAAGTLNINKYDTKTTVTSVTGKSGSSVTLKAVITTSNGSYVKNGLVAFKINGNTVGYANVSNGGAKLDYIIPSTYGSTLYTVTAVYGGNNIYSSSKNNGNLTLTPTVESKITIKTTPVLAGKTTTIKAIITTNNGSYIKSGIVAFKINGKTIGYGTVSNGGASITYTIPSSYKDSTYTITAVYGGNGKYIASRANSTLTVLHKQTTSITVNTVTVKPGSTATFSAVIKSSNGSYVKNGTVAFKINGKTIGSTNVTNGVAKINYTIPSSWGSSSYTITVVYGDNEYYSSSRANGTLKLNITSNNSSNSKISVPSGYESYVKSTSNCDITNSKIVSLANTILSKVSSSNTKTIASYIFSYVNSITSYTYYSNTRYGAVGTLTRGSGNCCDLAHLVVAVMRACNIPARYCHATCTFRSGLVVGHVWAQVYVNGVWYNCDASSSSNTFGNIVNWSKCGTIKYYTSLPF, translated from the coding sequence ATGATTCTATTACTAGCAACTATGATATTATTAATAGGATCAGTAGCAGCTACAGACACTGCATCCAATGATACAACACATAGCAGTATATCAACTGCATCTAGCTTACAAACTACAACAGCAAGTAGTGAAGCATCAGATACAGATACTGTAAGTGAAAAGATTACAACGCCAAGCACATCAGATACATCTAGTACAGTTTCTGATGAAAATACAGTGAAAACGAATTCAGTAACTTCAACACAATCAAGTTCAACAGTGAAAAACACAACTTCTGTTTCAAGTTCTGATACTAACAGTAATACTCAAACAAAGTCCTTAAAAAGCAGTAATAGTAGCTCATCTAAAACTAGCACAAAAATGTCAGTAACAAATACTACATTATATGGATACTCCAATTATACAATGAAAGCTACCGTCGTAGATAATTCAAGTAAATATGTGAATAGTGGAACAGTAGCTTTTAAAATAAATGGAGTGACTGTAGGAAACACTACAGTAAGTAATGGAAAAGCTAGTTATGTATATCCATTAAACGGCTTTTCTGCAGGTACATATAATATTACTGCTATATACTCCGGTACTACAAAATACAGTTCAGCTAGTGCGGCTGGTACTTTAAATATTAACAAGTATGATACAAAAACTACAGTAACATCAGTGACTGGAAAATCAGGGTCATCAGTAACATTAAAAGCAGTAATTACGACAAGTAACGGTTCTTATGTAAAAAATGGACTTGTTGCATTTAAGATTAATGGAAACACAGTGGGATATGCTAATGTATCCAACGGTGGAGCTAAGTTGGATTATATTATTCCATCAACATATGGATCTACACTATATACAGTCACAGCTGTTTATGGTGGAAATAATATATATTCATCATCAAAAAATAATGGAAATTTAACATTGACTCCAACTGTCGAATCAAAAATAACTATTAAAACAACACCCGTATTAGCAGGTAAAACAACAACAATTAAAGCAATTATAACCACAAATAATGGTTCTTACATAAAATCTGGAATTGTCGCATTTAAAATCAATGGAAAAACAATTGGATACGGTACAGTATCTAATGGTGGAGCATCAATAACTTATACAATACCATCAAGTTATAAGGATTCAACATATACTATAACAGCAGTATATGGTGGTAATGGTAAATATATTGCTTCTAGAGCAAATAGTACTCTTACAGTTCTTCATAAACAAACAACATCTATAACTGTAAATACTGTTACTGTTAAACCAGGGTCTACTGCTACCTTTTCAGCTGTTATAAAAAGTAGTAATGGGTCCTATGTGAAAAATGGTACTGTTGCATTTAAGATTAATGGAAAAACAATAGGTTCAACCAATGTAACCAATGGTGTAGCTAAGATTAATTACACTATACCTTCTAGTTGGGGTTCATCCTCATATACTATTACTGTTGTGTATGGTGATAATGAATATTATTCTAGTTCAAGAGCTAACGGAACACTTAAACTGAATATTACAAGTAATAATAGTAGTAATTCTAAGATTTCAGTTCCATCTGGTTATGAAAGTTATGTTAAATCTACTTCAAATTGTGACATTACTAATAGTAAGATTGTTAGTTTAGCTAATACTATCTTATCTAAGGTATCTAGCTCTAATACTAAAACTATTGCATCTTATATATTTAGTTATGTGAATAGTATTACAAGTTATACTTACTATTCTAACACTCGTTATGGTGCTGTTGGTACCTTAACCCGTGGTAGTGGTAATTGTTGTGATTTAGCACATCTAGTGGTTGCTGTGATGCGTGCATGTAATATACCGGCAAGGTATTGTCATGCTACATGTACATTCCGTAGTGGTCTAGTAGTAGGTCACGTATGGGCACAGGTATATGTTAATGGAGTATGGTATAATTGTGATGCATCATCAAGTAGTAACACGTTTGGTAATATTGTTAATTGGTCTAAATGTGGAACAATTAAGTATTATACATCTCTACCATTCTAA
- a CDS encoding MFS transporter yields the protein MINENTRMKIGFIVASITITVLFIASSTAIPFYATYQTLYNIPNNIISFSTVVYFIGNVFSLIFLSKISNYLGRKPTIRITLILSILGCLSFIYVNNGQLLLLGRLLQGICCGMTAGSIQAYIIDTSPENSNIGVIIATNMPLIGFSIGAINSGVIVDYNPSLISTVFLPIILILIICIILISLGKETVTPKKGVIKSIKPEISIPHNIRKYIPITIIATISTYSITGFYQSFSSIMSLMQFGTNSKLIAAIVYANIMAPQILGSSLINHFGNKKGQKYGIIGFTACLVIINISLIMSWIIPFIISSILTAIFCGLTFTATMNNLVEKTSQEDMAGVLSTSYLITDGGTALVNMMISIIITYTTLINVSLLYLVFVIISCILTLKLSKNLSTKKENRGI from the coding sequence ATGATTAATGAAAATACAAGGATGAAAATTGGATTCATAGTAGCCAGTATAACAATAACAGTATTATTCATTGCAAGCAGTACGGCAATACCCTTCTATGCAACATATCAAACATTATATAACATACCAAATAATATCATATCATTCAGTACAGTTGTATATTTTATTGGAAACGTATTTAGCTTAATATTTCTATCAAAAATAAGTAACTACCTAGGAAGAAAACCAACAATCAGAATAACATTAATCTTAAGTATACTAGGATGTTTAAGCTTCATCTACGTAAATAATGGACAGTTATTATTGTTAGGACGGTTATTACAGGGAATTTGTTGTGGAATGACAGCAGGTAGTATACAAGCATATATTATAGATACCTCACCCGAAAATTCAAATATAGGCGTAATAATAGCAACAAACATGCCATTAATTGGATTTAGTATAGGAGCAATAAACTCAGGGGTAATAGTAGACTATAATCCATCACTAATCTCAACAGTATTTCTGCCAATAATACTAATTCTAATAATCTGTATAATCTTGATATCATTAGGAAAAGAAACAGTAACACCTAAAAAAGGAGTAATAAAATCAATAAAACCAGAAATCAGCATACCTCATAATATCAGAAAATACATACCAATTACCATAATAGCCACAATATCAACATATTCCATCACAGGATTCTATCAATCATTTAGTTCAATAATGTCATTAATGCAATTCGGAACAAATAGTAAACTAATAGCAGCAATAGTATATGCTAATATAATGGCTCCACAAATATTAGGAAGTAGTCTAATAAACCATTTTGGAAATAAAAAAGGTCAAAAATATGGTATAATTGGATTTACAGCATGTTTAGTAATAATAAACATATCTTTAATAATGTCATGGATAATACCATTTATCATATCAAGTATTCTAACAGCAATATTCTGTGGATTAACATTTACAGCTACAATGAATAACTTAGTAGAAAAAACTAGTCAAGAAGACATGGCAGGAGTATTATCAACATCATACCTAATAACAGATGGAGGAACGGCACTAGTAAACATGATGATAAGTATTATAATTACATATACAACATTAATAAATGTATCATTATTGTATCTGGTATTTGTAATTATATCATGTATATTAACACTTAAATTATCTAAAAATTTATCAACAAAAAAAGAAAATAGAGGAATATGA
- a CDS encoding flavodoxin family protein, translating into MNNLNFYVINGSPRKNNNTGKLLDEAVAGILDKTCDLDAEVNVEIIDLYSLDYKGCMSCFACKRIDGPFYGTCPINDDLKPLLEKLWNADGIIIGTPIYFSNINGETESFLERFRFPKYVYGGGPLLEKSIPMGLIYTMNVDEKLSDKLYKETIYEPLESGLSGLLLKDVYSLKVYDTYQFDDYSKYENYLFKEEDKAIHQQKQFPRDLKKAYEMGVQIAEDTIKGN; encoded by the coding sequence GTGAATAACTTGAATTTTTATGTTATAAATGGTAGTCCTCGTAAAAATAATAACACTGGAAAACTATTAGACGAAGCAGTAGCTGGTATTTTGGATAAAACTTGTGATTTAGATGCTGAGGTTAATGTTGAAATAATTGATTTATATTCTCTTGATTATAAAGGTTGTATGTCTTGTTTTGCTTGTAAACGAATAGATGGTCCTTTTTATGGAACTTGTCCTATAAATGATGACCTTAAACCATTACTTGAAAAATTATGGAATGCTGATGGTATTATAATAGGTACTCCTATCTATTTTAGTAATATTAATGGTGAAACAGAAAGTTTTCTTGAAAGATTTAGATTTCCAAAATATGTTTATGGTGGAGGACCATTATTAGAAAAGAGTATTCCTATGGGATTAATTTACACTATGAATGTTGATGAGAAATTATCCGATAAATTATATAAAGAAACTATTTATGAACCATTGGAATCTGGTTTAAGTGGTCTTCTTTTAAAAGATGTTTACTCTTTAAAAGTATATGATACGTATCAATTTGATGATTATTCCAAATATGAAAATTATCTATTTAAAGAAGAAGATAAAGCTATTCATCAACAAAAACAATTTCCCCGTGATCTTAAGAAAGCTTATGAAATGGGTGTTCAAATAGCAGAAGATACTATTAAGGGAAATTAA
- a CDS encoding putative zinc-binding protein, which yields MSEKVSVAACSGMSPMGLVARVSCDDLSKSDNHISSICMSSVSANRDGYINYIDKYPIIAVNGCKNNCVNSILKQKKISVSRTVIVKKVLDEANLKANDTSRLDIEGEKCVDKVKDVINEVVIKMSKK from the coding sequence ATGTCAGAAAAGGTATCCGTAGCAGCATGTAGTGGTATGAGTCCTATGGGACTTGTTGCAAGGGTAAGTTGTGATGATCTTTCAAAATCAGATAATCATATTTCATCAATATGTATGTCAAGTGTATCAGCAAACCGTGATGGATACATAAATTATATTGATAAATACCCAATAATAGCAGTTAATGGCTGTAAAAATAATTGTGTTAATAGTATACTTAAACAAAAGAAGATAAGTGTTTCACGAACGGTAATTGTCAAAAAAGTACTTGACGAAGCAAATCTTAAAGCTAACGATACATCACGATTAGATATAGAAGGAGAAAAATGTGTTGATAAGGTAAAAGATGTTATTAATGAAGTTGTAATAAAAATGAGTAAAAAATAG
- a CDS encoding 4Fe-4S binding protein, which produces MTVKIDENKCQGINNCGTCFDACALNMLQDVDNTPKPKVPGCVDCGLCIIACPSDAISK; this is translated from the coding sequence ATGACAGTAAAAATAGATGAAAACAAATGTCAAGGGATAAATAACTGTGGAACATGTTTTGATGCATGTGCATTAAACATGCTTCAGGATGTAGATAATACACCCAAACCTAAAGTTCCAGGATGTGTAGACTGTGGTTTATGCATAATAGCTTGTCCTAGTGATGCAATATCAAAATAA